The following coding sequences lie in one Chelonia mydas isolate rCheMyd1 chromosome 6, rCheMyd1.pri.v2, whole genome shotgun sequence genomic window:
- the LOC122466335 gene encoding uncharacterized protein LOC122466335 isoform X2: protein MIREAPEQKNINKEEKESLEEMEINLHNQRVRASARTDHAAFLKEKDGLSQRMIDCLMLTPSAMAEQLAEQRRSLLGQCQKEMKGQEKETLLRALEEELTQEAETFLETYRWRYESHTINQRVMGRARKDHADFLKQKDAESQGMISSLMVMSSAMAEQLVGQCRSLLERCRREMKGQEKETLLRALEEELTQEAGTLLETYRRGRWFPFS, encoded by the exons ATGGAAATCAACCTCCACAACCAGAGAGTCAGGGCCAGCGCCCGCACAGACCACGCAGCCTTTCTGAAGGAGAAG GATGGCCTGTCCCAGCGAATGATCGACTGTCTGATGCTGACACCGAGCGCAATGGCGGAGCAGTTAGCGGAGCAGCGCAGGTCGTTGCTGGGGCAGTGCCAAAAAGAGATGAAGGGGCAGGAGAAGGAGACCCTACTGAGGGCGCTAGAGGAAGAGCTGACTCAGGAGGCCGAGACATTCCTGGAGACCTACAGATGGCGCTATGAGAGTCACACCATCAACCAGAGAGTCATGGGGAGAGCCCGCAAAGACCACGCTGACTTTCTGAAGCAGAag GATGCCGAGTCCCAGGGTATGATCTCCTCTCTGATGGTGATGTCCAGCGCAATGGCGGAGCAGTTGGTGGGGCAGTGCAGGTCGTTGCTGGAGCGGTGCCGGAGAGAGATGAAGGGGCAGGAGAAGGAGACCCTACTGAGGGCGCTAGAGGAAGAGCTGACTCAGGAGGCCGGGACATTACTGGAGACCTACAGAAGGGGCcgttggtttcccttttcctaa